The genome window TTGGGCTTGAGGATCACTTCAGTAGTGGTTTGACCGGTGaatatttaatgataaattattcCTTATTTTCACTGAGTCACATGTTCAACACTTGGAAAGAATAGGATCGAATCATAGGCCAATGTTATTGCAGCTACACCCTACATTGCAACTGCTTGGGATAAGACCCTTTCGATTTCTTGTAGCTTATCAATGCCATCCGGACTTTGCTAACTTTCTTAAATCTAGTTGGAGGACTAATAGAGGTATTGTGGAAactattaacattttattaatgaGGTCTAGGAAAGGtataaaagtgtttttttataGGATTGGTAAATGAAAGGCACAACTTCTTAATCAAATAAGTGGTGTTGAAAGATTATTTGAAGATTattcttctcattttctcttgaaaattgataataaattgaaatgtgaGATTGAAGAGGTCCTTATACAAGAGGAGAGCCTCTGGTTTCAAAAATTAAGAAGTGGATAGTAGAGGGTGATAAGaacactatttttttttcatataagcACCCTTAACCAAATAAGGGTGAATTTTATTAAGGCACTCAAAGTTGGTGATGGTATTTGGTGCAATAATTAGAGGTATCTGCATGAAAAGGTCATTCAGTATTATCAATAGTTGTTTGTAAAATATCTTGGTTGTATAAgtggttttcttttaattggttGTGTCTATTGATTCAATGATGTTGAGCTTATGTATAAGTGGTTATCTTTTAAGGTCATTCAGTATTCTGAATGAGAAGCTGAAAAGAGCAGGTTTTGACATGATGCCTTTTAAAGCGCTAGTAGTTGTTGGTTTTCATGTGTATTTCTATCAACAAAATTAAGTATGTGTGGAAAGGAATGTTTATGAGTTTCTACGCGATATTATGAATGGAGATGAGCTAAAAGGGTGGTTGAATATAACACTCATTATGCTAATTCCTAAGGTTGAAGGGCCAACATCACTGCAACAATTTTGGCTAATTATCTTATGTACCgtcttatataaaattattatgaaactAAATTGTGAACAGGCTCAAGTCATTATTACTTTGGTGGATTTCTTCCAATCAGTTCAGCTTTGTTCTAGGAAGATgtataacaaataatatcatTATATCATTAAAGTTTACCTTGAAAAGGCGTATGATTTGTTGGACTGGGATTTTATTTGTGAAACTTTATCTGATATTGGAATTCCTCCTCATCTAAGCAATGTCATTATGTACTGTATAAGTCCGACTTCTATGCAAATATCATGGACTGGTAGCTTGACTGAGGAGTTTAGATCGAAGAGAGACATTTTTCAAGGAAACCCGTTGTCAccttatttttgtattatgtatGAAGAGGCTTCCTAATCTAATATCCCATGCAATTAAACAAGTGAGATTAGTTAAAGACGGGCCACCAATATCCTATTTATTTTTCGCAAATGATCTTATTCTTTTTGCAGAATCATCTAAGGATCAAATGAGGGTGATCAAGGAGGCATCAAACTTGTTTTTTCATTCCTCTCGACATAAGGTCGGTTCTCAAAAAACTAACATctactttttttaataatgttgcAATTTTTATTCAAGATGCTATTAGTGAATAGCTAGGTTGTATTGTGATCAAGGATTTAGGGAAGCACTTGGGAGTTCCTTTTTCacattaaaaagttattaaggCTAAATTCCAGTATTTGATTGATAACATACGCAATAAACTATCTGGTTGGAAGGCAAGGAACCCATCTCTTATCGGCAGAAATACGTTGGCCAAAGTTGTGTTAGTGGCTATTCTTATTTATGTGATGCAGGTGAGGGTGGTTCCTAAAGGCATTTGCTTAGAGATGGAAAAATCATTCCAAATTTTATATAGGGGTGCTAAGTGTAAACTCCaaattatatagggtttttccatgtatttttaccacctttttacttaataattatgtttatcttgagtaattgttattaaaataagtgaattttacttaactAGTAATATTGGGCAcgaatttataaagtatgtgagattattattaattacatgatttttgtatatattttatattctttcatGTTAATTAATATGTGATTTTTCACTACGTAGGAGGAACATTGAAGATGTGATTAATGTGAATGAAAGATGGACATGCACAAGATCATGCAATTTGGGTCATGAGGTTGATAATTTGACCCagtaaaatatgtgctaaaaaATGGACATGTCTGTTGCATTATTGGACTGAGAAATCGTCCAACAAGGGGGAATTAAAGCTTAGTTTTGGCACAAGTAGATGTCTGCCCAAAAGCAAGCATTGGAGTATTTAATTAAAGGTCCTTATAGTtggaaaataatcataaatcaGCCCAACAAATTTGTTGTTGAAACCGTCCACCCTAGGGCTATTAATACCCTtggtttgaattcaaaataagGAGACTAAGTCATCCCCATCTCCTTAAAATGTGGTCGGCCATGTGGGATAGAAAAAGAAGGAattcaaattctatttttagcaaaccccaccccttaccttcacctataaataccatgcaTCAATCCCTTAATCCTTCCCCTCCATacttgataactcttgaaaagagttatattttgaGGCTCTAAACTTGATTAAATTCATGTACTTAAGTAGATATATTTggatttttaggttattttttaaaacattacataataacgCTTGGATTGTGCCTTGAATgtcattttatgttatttttcctGTTGGTTGAAAGAGAATTAGTTGTTGTATGCAGCAGGTGcagaaaagatgaagaacaaTGAGGAAGTGAATGAAGGAATTGAAATATTTCCAAGGGAAAATATTGGATGGATTGCCAACATAAATGCCGTGGCAATTCCAGGATAATGCTGATGAAGCACTTAGTCCTCGTCACTCTCAGCCAGTTGTCCGTGTACCAAATAAATCCACctaaaaaagagggagaaaagtGTATGTTTAAATAGGGGGACATTCCCtataaaagaggaaagagaaaaaaatgagaggAGGATTTTTTGGAGAGAGGAATTAGAGACGATTTTAGGGGTCAGTTTTTTCTCCAGAAAAATCTGGTGGAGAATTCCAGAGAAAGAAAGGGTAATAGCTTAAGAGAGAAGAATACAGACGTGAAGAAGGGGGAGAGACAGCTATCCTAGATTCATATACAATTTGAATATCAAAGAGAAGCTGGAGTGTGGCGAGAATTCCTACAtttttgcctttattttcttaatttctgtGATTTGAACTTATTTGAGAATGTtgataaatgattttattttaatgttaactTTTCCAACCATGAACTAAATCTTTTCTAGGTTGGAGTTATTTGGGTGAatgttttatcatctttaatacCTGTGATTTGAGAATGTCTATGTCACTGTTTCGTTCaatttatgcttattttaaatacatgcatgcaagctctagacatagttgATTGTGTGTTGTGTTCttagatgtatttttaattctgaaGAGGTTAAATATATTGGATCTTGAATCGTTTGATGCAAGGAAATACTCGACAGAATATTcctagcactctagacatagatttTGTGAGTTGTATAAAGAAGAACATTCATTGTAGTTATTAATCTAGATTTCTGTAGACATACAGTAACTTAGATTTCTAGCTTAAGATCTAGCAATCGAAATAGGCAAGTTACAGTAGTGACTCTCTGAGCAGTGGATTAGACAATATTTTTCCATagcattattttgatatgaacATTTGACCTGAATAATTCCAGCCCTATTCATTCAACAACAGAAATACTCTTGCTTTTCTCTGTAATTTGccacatcattttattttccatatcaattctttttttttagcaTTTGATTTCACTAATTCATTATACAAACACCTTATTCAACTTGCGAGTATTTCCTGCTATTTAGTATAGTCAATAGGATTATAATAACTTACTAAATTTCTTACCAATTTTTGATCTCTGTGGAACAatacttacttatcactttattacttgaataatatGTACACTTGTACAATTGTATTAGTTATTTACACGCAACAAGTTTTAGGCATCATTTTCGGGAATCGGCAACGTTGTTGAAAAGTTGATTTGTTATTATTCCTGTTATTTTTGTGAAAGTagttaattagtattttattttattttattttttaggtttgTATTAGTGAATGAGAAGAAGTATTCAAGAGAATACAAAACATTTTTTTGATCTTGAAATTGAAAGGACATTAAGGCGAAGAAGAAAATAGTTAAGAGAAATGGAGAGAATTAGAAATGATCAAATCATAGAAGATCCAGTACTTCAGAATAAAAGGAATGCTGATATTTCTCGAATCATAGATGACAGAGGCAGACCCATCAGAGAACATGTAGTGCCTATTTTGGATGATCTAAATCTAGGAATTGTTAGGCCACATATTCAAGCTCAACTCTTTGAATTAAAACCAGTCATATTTCAGATGCTACAAACGATAGGGCAGTTTAGTGGTTTACCTACTGAAGATCCACGATTGCACTTGAGACTTTTTCTTGAAGTTTATGACTCATTCAAGCAGCAGGATGTCCCTGAAGATACCCTTAGATTAAAATTGTTCCCTTATTCATTGCGAGATCGTGCTAGATCATGGTTGAATGCATTACCATCAGGTACGATGGCATCTTGGAATGAATTGTGTTAGAGATTTCTGCTTAGTCACAATCCTCCCAACATGAATGCCAAGCTTAGGAATGACATTACATCGTTTAGACAACTAGAAgatgaaacattatatgaagCATGTGAGCGTTTCAAGGAACTAATTAGAAAATGCCTAATGCACGGTTTTCAGCATTGGACACAGAAGGAAATGTTCTACAATACATTAAATGATCATACGTGAATGGTGGTGGATGCATTTTCTAATGGGACATTGCTTGACAAATCTTACAATGAAGCATACAAAATTCTGGAAAGAATAGCAAACAATGATTATCAGTACCCTACTACCAGAGTTGGTACTGGTAGAAGAGTTGCTGGAGTAGTGGGACTTGATGTGATTGTATCCTTAATAGCACAtgtataatctttaaaaaatatgattaaaactctAAAGACAATTTGCAATTCAAGAGATGAAGGTTGCAGAACTAACATGCGAATACTGTGGAGAAgatcatgtttttgatgaatacCCATCCAATCCAGGCTTTGCGTATAACATGAGGAATTTTAATCGTAGCAACAAAAATTCCTACTCAAAAAAATACAATCCAGGGTGGAAACAACATCCAAATTTCAGCTGGAGTAATCAAGGAATGGGAAATGCCAATAATGTTAATCGACAGAATGTGGTTGGTGTACAACTTGGATATAGTCAACCAATGCTGCGGCAAAATATGCAACAAAGTTCTTCATCTTCCACATCAACTACGGAAGTTCTATTAACGGAGTATATAGCTGAGAATGATACGATTATTCAAAGCCAGACAGCTTCTTTAAGAACTctggagaatcaagtgggacAATTTGCCACTGCATTAAGTTCCAGACAATAAGG of Gossypium raimondii isolate GPD5lz chromosome 3, ASM2569854v1, whole genome shotgun sequence contains these proteins:
- the LOC128039966 gene encoding uncharacterized protein LOC128039966; the protein is MERIRNDQIIEDPVLQNKRNADISRIIDDRGRPIREHVVPILDDLNLGIVRPHIQAQLFELKPVIFQMLQTIGQFSGLPTEDPRLHLRLFLEVYDSFKQQDVPEDTLRLKLFPYSLRDRARSWLNALPSGTMASWNELC